The Paramicrobacterium fandaimingii DNA segment GAGCCCGTTCGCGCCCGCCTTCGACTGAAGGGCCAACGTTCCGAGCGTGTCGTGGTCGACGTCGAGCAGGCGGGCGATCGCGTCGAGAATGCGCGCGGCGTTGAGCGTCGCGATGAGGGGAAGATACGCGCCATCTGCCGATGCGAACCCGGCAACGGTTCCCGAGGCATCGTGGGTGGGGGTGTCCGTGACGGCGAAGACCGTTCCCGACGTTCCGATCGAGACGACGACGTCGCCTGCGGCAGCGCCGAGGCCGAGAGCGGCCCCCGCATTGTCGCCCGCGCCCACGCCGACGATGACGCCGGTCGGGGTCGTTCCCGCCCGGTCGCCAGGATCGAGCACGCGGGGAAGGATCGCGCTGTGTCCGAGCGCGAGCGTGAAGAGCTCGTCATCATAGGTGTTGCGTTCGGCAGACCAGTACGCCGTTCCCGAGGCATCGGAGCGGTCTGTCGTGAGCTGGCGAAGGTCGGGGCCGAGCGGTGAGTCGTCAGCGGGCCCGTATCCGCGCAGCCGCCACGTCAGCCAGTCGTGGGGCAGCGCGACGGCCGCCACACGTTTCGCATTCTCTGGTTCGGCGTCACGCAGCCAGCGCAGCTTCGATGCGGTGAACGAGGCGACGGGAACGATGCCGACGCGGCGCGCGTATTCCTCAGCGCCGACCTCGGAAATGAGATCGCGGGCCGCATCGGCGCTGCGCGTGTCGTTCCACAGCAGCGCGTCACGGATGACCTCACCGTCGGCGTCGAGTGCCACCATTCCGTGCTGCTGGCCGGCAACGGAGATCGCCGAGACGTCGTCGATGCCGCCGGCTGAGGCAATTGCCGTCTGCAGGGCGCTCCACCACGCTGCCGGAGCGACTTCAGTGCCCTCGGGGTGCGACGCTCGCCCGCGGCGCGCGACGGCGCCCGTCGCGGCATCCCGAATGACGATCTTGCAACTCTGCGTTGATGAGTCGATGCCCGCAACCAGCGTCATCTGATGCCTCTCGTGCCGAACTGGATGCCGCGCATGACCGCCTTGGTCGCTCGCCCGGAAGCGGTCATGCGCGACACGTGGATGCTGTTAGCTCCGAGCTCCCATGAGGTGCTCGACCATCAGCTGCTGCAGTCGGACGAATCCGAATCCCTTGCCGTTGAAGTAGGCGTCAGAGTTGAAGTCCTCGTACGACGCACGGTCGGCGAGCAGAGAGTCATAGCTCTCGCCGTCGCCGAGCGTCGGCGTCGACAGCTCATCGACGCGGGCAGCGGCGAGTGCCTCCTGCACCTCGGGGTCGGCGCGGAATGCGGCAGCCCGCTCCTTGAGCAGCAGGTATGTGCGCATGTTCGCCGCAGCGGAGTCCCAGACGCCCGACTCGTCTTCTGTGCGGCTCGGCTTGTAGTCGAAGTGCCGAGGGCCGTCGTAGGACGGGCCGCCGTTGGGGCCGCCGTTTTCGAGCAGGTCGACGAGCGAGAACGCGTTCTGCAGGTCGCCGTGACCGAACACGAGGTCTTGGTCGTACTTGATTCCGCGCTGGCCGTTGAGGTCGATGTGAAAGAGCTTGCCCTGGTAGAGCGCCTGCGCGATGCCGGCCGTCATGTTGAGTCCAGCCATCTGCTCGTGCCCGACCTCGGGGTTGATGCCGACGAGTTCCGGGCGCTCGAGCGTCTCGATGAAGGCGAGCGCGTGGCCGAGCGTCGGCAGCAGAATGTCGCCGCGCGGCTCGTTCGGCTTCGGCTCAATGGCGAAGCGAATGTCGTAGCCCTTGTCTGTCACGTACTGGCCGAGCAGGTTCACTGCCTCGCGGTAGCGCTCGAGGGCCGCCTGAACGTCTTTCGCCGAGTCGTACTCAGCGCCCTCGCGGCCGCCCCACATGACGAATGTCTTTGCGCCGAGCTCTGCTGCGAGGTCGAGGTTGCGCAGCACCTTGCGCAGGGCAAAGCGGCGAACCGCGCGGTCATTTGACGTAAAGCCACCGTCCTTGAAGACGGGGGCGGAAAACAGGTTCGTCGTCACCATGGGAACGATGATTCCGGTGTCGGCGAGCACCTGCTTCAGGCGGTCAATCTGAGTCTGGCGCTCGGCATCCGTCGAGCCGAAGGCAAACAGGTCGTCGTCGTGGAATGTGAGGCCGTATGCGCCGAGTTCGCTCAGCTTCTCCACGCCGTGAACGACGTCGAGGGGAGCGCGGGTCGGGCCGCCGAAGGGGTCGGTTCCGTTGTACCCGATCGTCCAGAGTCCGAACGAGAACTTGTCGTCGCGTGTGGGTGTGAGGCTCATGAAAACTCCGTCTGTGTCAGCACCATCGATGATTTGTCGATCTATACAACATATTAGATCACGGATGCTGATCGCGAAAGCCCGGCAGGCGAATCAGAGAAGTTTTCGCAACGTGCGCAGATTGCGTGTCGTCGTGAACGGCTTGTACCTGCTCTTCGCAAGCAGCGTCGCGAACGGCGTGGATGTCGACGATCCCACCGGAACCTCCCAGTAGAGAACGCCGCCACCGCGAGTGACGTGCTCACCAGCCGAGTCCGCGGCCTCGTCGCTGAGTTCGTCGAGCGTTTCGTCGCTCGAGCAGAACACGACGTACGGCTGCCTGTCGTCGCGTTCCTCGTAGGGGAAGGCGTCGATGATGCCGTCAAGTCTCTCGAAGGGCAGCAGCACGATCCACGCGTCGTATCCGAACTCGTCTTCGAGGGCGCTTTCGATGCGCCGTTTCAGCTGCGCCTGATCACCGGATGCCGTGAAGACGACGTTTCCCGTCGCCAGCACCGTGCGTACGGCGTCGAAGCCGAGGCGATGAAACAACGCGCCAAGCTCGGCCGAGCGCACGGTGATGCCGCCGACGTTGACGCCGCGCAAGAGAGCAACCCAGTGAAGGGGCCCCGCTGACGATGGCATTTCAGCTCCTTTGGTGTGTCGGGCAACGAATCTCGATTTCGCAGAAACTCGCGGCACGTGCCGTGTCGTTAGCATATAACTCGCGAAACTCATTGGTGTATGTCTTTGTTTGCGGCGTAGACAAAGCGCGATTTTTCCGTTATGTTTTCTCCGTCAACAAAGCCGCGCCGCAGCAAACACCGACGCGACGGGGCGAGAGCGAAGAGAACTTTCGTGAATCGCCTTGGCACGGCTGGCGACGTGATCGCATTTCAGAGAGGAAATCAGCACATGTCCATCACCAAGAAGGTCCTGGCTCTTGGAGCCGTCGGGCTCATGGCCGCGGGACTCGCGGCGTGTTCATCCGAGGCAGAGGGCTCGACCGAGGGCAGCGACGTCGAGTGCAACGTCGGCATCTCGATGCCCACACGCTCGCTCGAGCGCTGGATCAACGACGGCGAGCAGCTTGAGGCGCAGCTCAAAGACCACGGGTGCACCGTCGACCTGCAGTACGCAGACAACAAGACAAACAAGCAGATCAGCCAGATTCAAAACCAGATCGCGGCCGGTGCGAAGATTCTCGTCGTCGCTCCGATCGACGGTGAGGTTCTCTCTCCTGTTCTCAGCGAGGCGAAGAAGACACAGGATGCTGTCGTCATCTCGTACGATCGCCTCATCAACGGCACGGAAGACATCGACTATTACGCCACCTTCGACAACGCGAAGGTTGGCAAGATGCAGGGCGAGTTTATTGTTGACAAGCTCGGCCTCGCCGACGGCGAGGGCCCCTTCAACCTCGAGCCGTTCGCTGGCAGCCCCGACGACAACAACGCGAAGTTCTTCTTCTCTGGTGCCTGGGACGTTCTGCTTCCCTACGTCGAGAACGGCCAGCTCGTCGTTCCGAGCGGCAAGGCACCGAAGTCCAACGATGAGTGGGCATCGATCGGCATTCAGGGCTGGGCCTCAGACAAGGCGCAGGCCGAGATGGACAACCGACTGACCTCGTTCTACTCGGGCGACGAAAAGGTCGACGTCGTTCTCTCCCCGAACGACAGCCTCGCCATCGGAATCGAAGCGTCGCTCAAGTCGGCTGGCTACACACCGGGCGAGGACTACCCGCTCATCACCGGTCAGGATGCCGACAAGGCAAACGTCAAGGCGATCCTCAACGGCGCGCAGGCGATGACGGTGCTCAAGGACACGCGCAAGCTCGGCGACACCGTGTTCGAGATGATCAAGCAGATCGTCGCCGGTGAAGACGTCGATACCAACGTCACCTACAACAACGGTGAGTTCGACGTGCCGACGGCTCAGCTTGACCCCGTTGTCGTCACGAAAGACAACGTTCAGAAAGAGATTGTCGACAGCGGCTTCATCGACGGGTCTGAACTCGGCCTGTGACCTCGTGCGGCCGGCGCGGGAGCGCCGGCCGCACCCGGCATGTCATCGACGACACTGAAAGAATTCCCTATGCAGTCACCAAGCATCCTGACGATGTCTGACATCGCCATCAATTTCGGGCCGGTGAAGGCCCTCGACGGCGTCTCCCTCGAAGTGCACCGCGGTGAGATCCACGGCATCTGCGGTGAGAACGGCGCAGGCAAGTCCACACTCATGAAGGTGCTGAGCGGCGTCTACCCGGCAGGAACATACACCGGCAGCATCGAGTTCGACGGCCACGACGTCGGCTATAGGTCGATCAACGACAGCGAGCGCGATGGAATCGTCATCATCCATCAGGAGCTCGCACTCAGCCCGTTCCTCTCGATTTCTGAGAACATCTTTCTCGGAAACGAACAGCAGACCCGCGGCGTCATCGACTGGAACTCGACGAACGCCGAAGCCGCCCGGCTGCTGAAGCGCGTCGGCCTCCGCGAGAACCCCTCAACTCCCGTCCTCGAACTCGGGGTGGGGAAACAGCAGCTCGTCGAGATCGCGAAGGCGCTGTCGAAGAACGTGAAGCTACTCATCCTCGACGAGCCGACGGCGGCGCTCAACGATGAGGACTCGGCGCACCTGCTCGGACTGATCGAGCAGTTGCGCGAGCAGGGAATCACGAGCATCATCATCTCTCACAAGCTCAAAGAGATTAAGCGCATCGCAGACAGCGTCACGATCATCCGCGACGGCAAGACGATCGAGTCGTTCTCGATGTCTGAGCCGACGGCCACAGAGAATCGGATCATCCGTTCGATGGTCGGCCGTGACCTGAACAACCTGTTCCCTCCGAGGGATCCCGATATCGGCGAAGAAGTTCTGCGGGTCGAGGACTGGACCGTGTACCACCCGGTCGATACCGCGCGAAAGGTCGTCGACGGGGCATCGTTCACCGTGCGTTCGGGTGAGATCGTCGGGTTTGCCGGCCTTATGGGAGCCGGGCGCACCGAGCTGGCCATGAGTGTCTTCGGGCATTCCTACGGCACCAAGATCTCCGGTCGCATCTATAAGAACGGAACAGAGATTCAGGCGCGCTCTGTGGGGGAGGCGATCTCCCACGGGCTCGCCTACGCTACGGAGGACCGCAAGCGCTACGGGCTCAATCTGATCAAGGACATCGCCGAGAACATCTCGTCTGCGGCGCTGTCGAAGCTCGCACGCGGCGGTGTCGTCGATCGCTATCGAGAGCACAAAGTTGCGGACTCGTACCGCGAGAAGATGAACATCAAGGCACCGTCTGTCTCGGCGATCACGGGCAAGCTCTCTGGTGGAAACCAGCAGAAGGTCGTGCTCTCGAAATGGATCTTCACCGGACCGGACGTGCTGTTTCTCGACGAGCCGACCCGTGGAATCGACGTGGGCGCGAAGTACGAAATCTACGGAATCATCAACGAGCTGGCGGCGCAGGGCAAGGCCGTCGTCGTCATCTCGTCCGAGCTGCCCGAGCTGCTGGGGCTCTCGGATCGTATCTATGCAATATCTGAAGGACGGCTGACGGGCGAAGTCGCTCGAGCCGACGCAACGCAGGAAGTGCTCATGGAGTACATGACAGCGGGAAAGGACTGACGTCGTGAGCACATCGACAACCACAGCCCCCACAACACCGGCACCGCAGAAGAAGCCGCGCAAGCGGCCGACCATCTCGGTGAACCTGAGACAGTACGGAATTCTGGCGGCCCTCGCCATCATCATCGTGCTATTCGAGGTGATGACCGATGGTCGTCTGCTCTTGCCGGGAAACATCAATAACCTGATCCAGCAGAACGCCTACGTGCTGATTCTGGCCGTCGGAATGGTGATCGTGATCATCGGCGGGCACATTGACCTGTCTGTCGGCTCGGTCGTCGCCATGGTCGGAGCGATATCTGCCATCGCGATGCAGCACTGGGGGCTTCCCTGGTGGGCGGCCGTCATCGTTGCCCTTCTCGTCGGCGCTCTCGTCGGCGCGTGGCAGGGATTCTGGGTCGCCTTCGTCGGCATCCCGGCCTTCATCGTCACGCTCGCGGGCATGCTGCTCTTCCGCGGCCTCACTCTCGTGCTGCTCACGGGCGGAACGATCAGCGGGCTCTCCGAGAGCTTCGTCGCGATCGGCGCTGGCTGGTTCCCCGGTTGGCTGGGCGAACTCGGCGGACGAGACGTGCTCACCATCGTCTTCGGAATCGTCGCTGTCGTTCTGCTGGTCTTTCAGCAGTCGCGGGCGCGCTCCGTGCAGCGGCGTCTGGATCTCGTGCGCGAGCCGCTCGTGTCGTTCTGGATCAAGCTCGGCATCGCATCGGTGGCCATTCTCGCTCTCGCGTGGCTCCTCAGCGACTATGCGGGCACGCCGTACATCCTCATCATTCTCGCCGTGCTGATTCTTGCCTACACGTTCGTTCTGCGGAACACGGTGTTCGGCCGTCACGTGTACGCCATCGGCGGCAATCGCTTCGCGGCCATGATGAGCGGTGTGAAGACCAAGTGGATCGACTTCTTCATCCTCACCAACATGGGTCTTCTCGCCGGTCTTGCCGGTGTCGTGTCAACGGCGCGTGCCGGCGGCGCAGTCGCCTCGGCCGGAACCAACTACGAGTTGGATGCCATTGCCGCTGTGTTCATCGGCGGCGCGGCTGTGACCGGTGGCGTCGGAACGGTCGTCGGCGCCGTCATCGGTGCGCTCGTGATGGGCGTGCTCAACATGGGGCTGTCGATTCTCTCGGTGGATGCCGCATGGCAGATGGCCATCAAGGGTCTTGTTCTGCTTCTTGCCGTTGCGTTCGATATCTTCAATAAGAAGCGCGGCAGCGCCGGATAGTCCCACACGGGATGTATGCAGAACAGTGAACAGAGGGGAGTGACGCGATGACCCGTCGCGATGATGTCGTGTCGGAACGCGTCGCTCCCTCACCCGGCTCCCGCACGAGCAATGACCAGCTCAGACGCTTCAACCTCTCGATGCTCATGCAGATTCTGCACCGCAACGGCGGCTGCAGTCGTGCAGAGCTGACACGCAAGACGGGGCTGAACCGCTCGACGATCGCTGTGCTCGTCGCGGAGCTCGTCGAGGCGGGGCTCGCCTACGAGGGAGAACCCGAGACGGTTGTCGGGCAGATCGGCCGCCCAAGCCTTCGCGTTCATCCCGAGCCGCGGCTGTCGGCGATCACTGTCAACCCCGAGCACAACAGCGTTGCGATCGGACTGATCGGGCTCGGGGGAGAGATCATCCGAAGCGTTCGCTTCGACAGCTCTCGCGTTCCCAGCCCGGCAGAAGCTGTTCGCGTCGCGCATTCGATTGTCGAGGGGATGCGCGGAGAAATCGAGCAGTCGTACGACCTCGTCGGGGTGGGAGTCGCGGTTCCCGGCCTCGTGAGTGCGGCGACGGGTCGCATTGTGAACGCGCCGCAGCTGCATTGGAAAGATGTCGACCTGGCTACGCCCATGGCGCAGGCGTTTCAGCTTCCGGTCTTCATCGCCAACGACGCGACGGTCGGCGCGATTGCCGAGAACCTCTTTGGTGCGGCAAAGGGCGCGAAAGACCTCGTCTTCGTCGACGGAAGCGGCTCCGGCATCGGCGGCGGCGTCATCATCGACGGTCAGCCGCTGCGCGGAACATCCGGCTTCGCAGGCGAACTCGGTCACATCATGGTGAACAGCACAGGAACGCGCTGCCACTGCGGACGCATCGGGTGCCTCGAGACCGAGGTGAATCTGGAGCGGCTGTTGCGGCTGATCGGACTCACCCGCGCCGATGAGCACGAGCTCGACATCGAACTCGGTGTGACGCGCGATCACGCGGTGCTCGACGAGGTGCGCCGCCAGCTGGAGTTTCTGTCGATCGCGCTCACCAACCTCGTCAACATCTTCGATCCCGAGGTCGTGGTGCTCGGCGGTTTTCTTGGCGCGCTGCTCACGGTGTCAGATGAACGCCTCGGCGGAGAGCTCAAGCTGCGCTCGATGTCGGGGCACTCGCGCTCGGTCGTTCTTGCTCGAGCGCGGCTGCGCTCCAGGCGGGTGATGATCGGCGCAGCTGAGTTGGCGTTTGCGCCGCTGCTCGCCGATCCGCTGGCATTCAGACGCGACTGATCACGACGCGTTGAGAGCCGCCTTTGCCCGCTCCGCGGGCGTGATCGTGCGCTTCGTCCACACGATCTCAAAATTCGGGTCGAAGCGTCTCGAGCATTCGCCGCACGAGACGCGCCTCGTCGGCGCACGGTAGCGATAGAGACGATGGCCCCGCGGGCAGGCTCCGATCCATGGTGCGAGCTCATCGGCGATCTTGCCGTGGTGAAGGCGCTGCCCTTCATAGCCGATCTCGCGCGCGACGCGCACCCATGCGGGGCTGTGCCCAGCCTTCGGGCCGGCCATGGCATGGGCGACCTCGTGCAGCAGCACTTGGTGAATCTCGTCGTCGTCGTAGCGCGACGCCAGATACCGTGACACCGAAATGCGCTTCGTCGAGTAATTGCACAGCCCGGCACGCTTTTTCGCGTTGTCGAACGCGAACGTCCACGACGCGTCGAGGTGGAGGGAGATGAGCGCGTGCGCCCACACTCTCACTCGAGCCAGATCTGCCATGTCTTAAATGTAGGACAGGTCACTGACGTTCGGCGAGCGCACTCGCGGCGGCTACGCCGAAATGCGTGCCTCGGCAACGGCAATCGCGACCAGCGACGACTCGATCTGGCTCTCTGATGCACCAGCGTCTCGGCGAATGTGAATCGCCGCCCGGAAGTCAGCGAGCGCCAGCTCGTATTCCTCCTGGTCGAAGTACACCTTGCCGCGATGCTGCAGCGCGAATGCCTCGTACAGCTGCCATTCGTGGGTGTGTGCCTCTTCGATGAGGGAGTTCAGCTCGTGAAGGGCCGGCTCGAATTCGGCGCGGAATTGCAGCACCTGTGCGCGCAGCATCCGAGGCCTCATGAGATCGCGACGATTGCCGGTGAACCGGGCGACCCTGATGGCGGCATTTGCGGAGTCGAGGGCGTCGTCGAGCTGGCCGGCAACCTTCAGCAGCCATGCCTTCTCGCACATCG contains these protein-coding regions:
- the xylB gene encoding xylulokinase, with translation MTLVAGIDSSTQSCKIVIRDAATGAVARRGRASHPEGTEVAPAAWWSALQTAIASAGGIDDVSAISVAGQQHGMVALDADGEVIRDALLWNDTRSADAARDLISEVGAEEYARRVGIVPVASFTASKLRWLRDAEPENAKRVAAVALPHDWLTWRLRGYGPADDSPLGPDLRQLTTDRSDASGTAYWSAERNTYDDELFTLALGHSAILPRVLDPGDRAGTTPTGVIVGVGAGDNAGAALGLGAAAGDVVVSIGTSGTVFAVTDTPTHDASGTVAGFASADGAYLPLIATLNAARILDAIARLLDVDHDTLGTLALQSKAGANGLVLQPYFEGERTPNLPDATATLFGMTLGAATRPNLARAAVEGLLCGLADGLDAVRRHGVGSDRILMVGGAAQNTAVQHIAAQVFDAPVIVPEPGEYVADGAAVQAAWALNGKRPSWPLSISATPTPDYREIIREQYSARA
- the xylA gene encoding xylose isomerase; the protein is MSLTPTRDDKFSFGLWTIGYNGTDPFGGPTRAPLDVVHGVEKLSELGAYGLTFHDDDLFAFGSTDAERQTQIDRLKQVLADTGIIVPMVTTNLFSAPVFKDGGFTSNDRAVRRFALRKVLRNLDLAAELGAKTFVMWGGREGAEYDSAKDVQAALERYREAVNLLGQYVTDKGYDIRFAIEPKPNEPRGDILLPTLGHALAFIETLERPELVGINPEVGHEQMAGLNMTAGIAQALYQGKLFHIDLNGQRGIKYDQDLVFGHGDLQNAFSLVDLLENGGPNGGPSYDGPRHFDYKPSRTEDESGVWDSAAANMRTYLLLKERAAAFRADPEVQEALAAARVDELSTPTLGDGESYDSLLADRASYEDFNSDAYFNGKGFGFVRLQQLMVEHLMGARS
- a CDS encoding DUF1697 domain-containing protein, yielding MPSSAGPLHWVALLRGVNVGGITVRSAELGALFHRLGFDAVRTVLATGNVVFTASGDQAQLKRRIESALEDEFGYDAWIVLLPFERLDGIIDAFPYEERDDRQPYVVFCSSDETLDELSDEAADSAGEHVTRGGGVLYWEVPVGSSTSTPFATLLAKSRYKPFTTTRNLRTLRKLL
- a CDS encoding substrate-binding domain-containing protein, whose protein sequence is MSITKKVLALGAVGLMAAGLAACSSEAEGSTEGSDVECNVGISMPTRSLERWINDGEQLEAQLKDHGCTVDLQYADNKTNKQISQIQNQIAAGAKILVVAPIDGEVLSPVLSEAKKTQDAVVISYDRLINGTEDIDYYATFDNAKVGKMQGEFIVDKLGLADGEGPFNLEPFAGSPDDNNAKFFFSGAWDVLLPYVENGQLVVPSGKAPKSNDEWASIGIQGWASDKAQAEMDNRLTSFYSGDEKVDVVLSPNDSLAIGIEASLKSAGYTPGEDYPLITGQDADKANVKAILNGAQAMTVLKDTRKLGDTVFEMIKQIVAGEDVDTNVTYNNGEFDVPTAQLDPVVVTKDNVQKEIVDSGFIDGSELGL
- the mmsA gene encoding multiple monosaccharide ABC transporter ATP-binding protein — translated: MQSPSILTMSDIAINFGPVKALDGVSLEVHRGEIHGICGENGAGKSTLMKVLSGVYPAGTYTGSIEFDGHDVGYRSINDSERDGIVIIHQELALSPFLSISENIFLGNEQQTRGVIDWNSTNAEAARLLKRVGLRENPSTPVLELGVGKQQLVEIAKALSKNVKLLILDEPTAALNDEDSAHLLGLIEQLREQGITSIIISHKLKEIKRIADSVTIIRDGKTIESFSMSEPTATENRIIRSMVGRDLNNLFPPRDPDIGEEVLRVEDWTVYHPVDTARKVVDGASFTVRSGEIVGFAGLMGAGRTELAMSVFGHSYGTKISGRIYKNGTEIQARSVGEAISHGLAYATEDRKRYGLNLIKDIAENISSAALSKLARGGVVDRYREHKVADSYREKMNIKAPSVSAITGKLSGGNQQKVVLSKWIFTGPDVLFLDEPTRGIDVGAKYEIYGIINELAAQGKAVVVISSELPELLGLSDRIYAISEGRLTGEVARADATQEVLMEYMTAGKD
- the mmsB gene encoding multiple monosaccharide ABC transporter permease, coding for MSTSTTTAPTTPAPQKKPRKRPTISVNLRQYGILAALAIIIVLFEVMTDGRLLLPGNINNLIQQNAYVLILAVGMVIVIIGGHIDLSVGSVVAMVGAISAIAMQHWGLPWWAAVIVALLVGALVGAWQGFWVAFVGIPAFIVTLAGMLLFRGLTLVLLTGGTISGLSESFVAIGAGWFPGWLGELGGRDVLTIVFGIVAVVLLVFQQSRARSVQRRLDLVREPLVSFWIKLGIASVAILALAWLLSDYAGTPYILIILAVLILAYTFVLRNTVFGRHVYAIGGNRFAAMMSGVKTKWIDFFILTNMGLLAGLAGVVSTARAGGAVASAGTNYELDAIAAVFIGGAAVTGGVGTVVGAVIGALVMGVLNMGLSILSVDAAWQMAIKGLVLLLAVAFDIFNKKRGSAG
- a CDS encoding ROK family protein, encoding MTRRDDVVSERVAPSPGSRTSNDQLRRFNLSMLMQILHRNGGCSRAELTRKTGLNRSTIAVLVAELVEAGLAYEGEPETVVGQIGRPSLRVHPEPRLSAITVNPEHNSVAIGLIGLGGEIIRSVRFDSSRVPSPAEAVRVAHSIVEGMRGEIEQSYDLVGVGVAVPGLVSAATGRIVNAPQLHWKDVDLATPMAQAFQLPVFIANDATVGAIAENLFGAAKGAKDLVFVDGSGSGIGGGVIIDGQPLRGTSGFAGELGHIMVNSTGTRCHCGRIGCLETEVNLERLLRLIGLTRADEHELDIELGVTRDHAVLDEVRRQLEFLSIALTNLVNIFDPEVVVLGGFLGALLTVSDERLGGELKLRSMSGHSRSVVLARARLRSRRVMIGAAELAFAPLLADPLAFRRD
- a CDS encoding SprT-like domain-containing protein, with the protein product MADLARVRVWAHALISLHLDASWTFAFDNAKKRAGLCNYSTKRISVSRYLASRYDDDEIHQVLLHEVAHAMAGPKAGHSPAWVRVAREIGYEGQRLHHGKIADELAPWIGACPRGHRLYRYRAPTRRVSCGECSRRFDPNFEIVWTKRTITPAERAKAALNAS
- a CDS encoding tetratricopeptide repeat protein; its protein translation is MGYDAATLREKVDLKAVGERLDELGSMRSLEAMCEKAWLLKVAGQLDDALDSANAAIRVARFTGNRRDLMRPRMLRAQVLQFRAEFEPALHELNSLIEEAHTHEWQLYEAFALQHRGKVYFDQEEYELALADFRAAIHIRRDAGASESQIESSLVAIAVAEARISA